A genomic stretch from Diachasmimorpha longicaudata isolate KC_UGA_2023 chromosome 2, iyDiaLong2, whole genome shotgun sequence includes:
- the LOC135172551 gene encoding serine/threonine-protein kinase MARK2-like isoform X11: MADRDSHVVESRGIGNVQSGRNSFGPIRRTLLTVAPRANQVHENNSNRVGSPALESLRQWELVEGNRGLRVIEKKTNTTTAPIKSTKSYAAPVPPCRTIINEDLARKFKAFEKSSIVQVFPSSKMNDQVDNKVPISLNAILKQTGESRGEDKSIDVLDKLERQVKAIEMNTIANKSPGILQDSCDLQPEIQLRYREHEDLLNNVTDDEAEGAMPLQRGEPTRNSTGTASIVTRRQPVKLARTASDTRRCQDTEMPLRASRAQQSRAIRPVVTKREDRQQQIRETAGIRPSTDIMPKVTQAGHQKVVDGVGVSSSGGRLSSRSRTSDEPHIGKYKLLKTIGKGNFAKVKLAKHVPTGKEVAIKIIDKTQLNPGSLQKLFREVRIMKMLDHPNIVKLFQVIETEKTLYLVMEYASGGEVFDYLVLHGRMKEKEARAKFRQIVSAVQYCHQKKIIHRDLKAENLLLDSEMNIKIADFGFSNEFTPGNKLDTFCGSPPYAAPELFQGKKYDGPEVDVWSLGVILYTLVSGSLPFDGSTLRELRERVLRGKYRIPFYMSTDCENLLKKFLVLNPTKRASLEVRGDKNIMKDKWMNMGYEDDELKPYLEPEPDYKDHKRIGESAKALAILGYTRGEIEESLGQAKYDDVFATYLLLGRKTTDPESDGSRSGSSLSLRNIPPQVGSGGGGSGGGTGGTVQSPSHRGVHRSISASNPKPSRRASSGGETLRGAPSPGNATNHNHATAGTGGTVTSIGGSNFKRQNTVDAATIKENSARVSATRPAAPKNSPGQLDTMTMFILGVGTSPGGKARVGKSNTINTGVAGVRPLTSPAPGTVGRRSTISYDQAKTSSSSTERTNDVPSLTEGTRPTRGHIKSASISASHRSSSGVPPSDSSLLDNQPRNAHNSLLATADPLRQSLGVSPSNRLTTPTTPAFPRNVPSRSTFHSGQNRAQRNHTQGHTHTQDTSAISPLARPSFFSKLSSRFSKRPMDPSVPPKHPVVSGATTNDEQVKPRSLRFTWSMRTTSSRDPNEIMSEIRKPN; encoded by the exons ATGGCCGATCGTGATAGTCACGTGGTGGAGTCACGTGGTATTGGTAATGTACAAAGTGGACGTAACTCGTTTGGTCCAATAAGGAGAACCCTCCTGACAGTCGCACCAAGGGCAAATCAGGTGCATGAGAATAACAGCAATAGGGTTGGTTCACCAGCATTGGAGAGTTTGAGACAGTGGGAGTTGGTAGAGGGTAATCGTGGCTTGCgtgttattgaaaaaaaaacaaatacaacAACTGCACCGATAAAAAGTACCAAGAGTTATGCAGCACCAGTGCCACCATGCAGAACAATAATAAATGAGGATTTAGCTCGGAAATTTAAggcatttgaaaaatcaagcaTTGTGCAGGTCTTTCCATCATCAAAAATGAATGATCAAGTGGATAATAAAGTGCCAATAAGTTTGAATGCAATATTAAAGCAAACAGGTGAGTCCAGGGGTGAGGACAAAAGTATAGACGTACTAGATAAACTCGAGAGACAGGTGAAGGCTATTGAGATGAACACAATTGCCAATAAATCCCCTGGAATACTTCAGGACAGCTGTGATTTACAACCGGAAATTCAGCTTCGTTATAGAGAACACGAGGACCTGTTGAACAATGTCACCGACGACGAAGCTGAGgg GGCAATGCCATTGCAACGAGGAGAGCCAACAAGAAATTCCACTGGGACAGCCAGTATTGTCACTAGGAGACAGCCAGTTAAATTAGCTAGAACAGCATCTGATACGAGAAGATGCCAAGATACGGAAATGCCACTGCGTGCATCAAGGGCTCAACAGTCACGTGCTATCAGGCCAGTTGTGACAAAGAGAGAGGATCGACAACAGCAAATACGTGAAACTGCCGGTATCAGACCTAGCACTGACATCATGCCGAAGGTTACACAAGCTGGTCATCAGAAG GTCGTAGATGGCGTGGGAGTGTCGAGTAGTGGCGGTCGGCTATCATCGAGAAGCCGAACCTCCGACGAGCCCCACATCGGCAAGTACAAGTTACTAAAAACTATTGGCAAAGGTAACTTCGCAAAAGTTAAACTTGCCAAACATGTACCAACCGGCAAGGAAGTGGCTATCAAGATCATTGACAAGACCCAGCTGAATCCAGGCAGTCTTCAAAAG cTCTTCCgtgaagtaaggataatgaAGATGTTGGATCATCCCAATATAGTTAAACTGTTCCAAGTAATCGAGACTGAAAAGACATTGTACCTGGTGATGGAGTATGCTAGTGGTGGTGAAGTATTCGATTACTTGGTGTTGCATGGTAGAATGAAGGAGAAAGAGGCTAGAGCAAAATTCAGGCAAATTGTATCAGCTGTACAGTACTGCCATCAGAAGAAAATCATTCACAGGGATTTAAAagctgaaaatttattattagacAGTGAAATGAACATTAAAATTGCTGATTTTGGATTTAGCAATGAATTCACACCTGGAAACAAATTAGATACATTCTGTGGCTCACCACCTTATGCAGCACCTGAATTATTTCAAg GGAAAAAATACGATGGTCCCGAGGTGGACGTTTGGTCACTGGGTGTCATTCTCTATACATTAGTATCTGGCTCACTGCCATTCGACGGTTCAACCTTAAGGGAATTAAGGGAACGTGTattgagaggaaaatatcGAATACCATTTTATATGTCAACTGACTGTGAAAATCTACTGAAAAAATTTCTGGTGCTCAATCCGACGAAGCGAGCCTCACTTGAGGTACGTGGTGATAAG AACATTATGAAGGATAAGTGGATGAACATGGGTTATGAGGATGATGAGTTGAAACCGTACTTAGAACCAGAACCAGATTACAAAGACCACAAGAGGATAGGTGAGTCTGCCA AAGCCCTAGCCATTCTGGGATACACGAGGGGTGAAATTGAGGAGTCATTGGGACAAGCCAAGTATGACGATGTATTCGCTACCTATCTTTTACTTGGACGAAAGACGACTGAT cCCGAAAGTGATGGTTCCCGATCAGGCAGTTCGCTCTCTCTTCGCAACATACCCCCGCAAGTTGGTTCCGGTGGTGGTGGTTCAGGAGGAGGTACTGGCGGTACCGTACAAAGTCCGTCACACAGAGGTGTTCATCGGAGTATTTCTGCAAGCAATCCTAAACCCAGTAGACGTGCTTCCTCTGGTGGTGAAACTCTTC GCGGAGCCCCAAGTCCAGGTAACGCAACCAATCACAACCATGCGACAGCTGGTACAGGTGGTACAGTAACATCAATTGGTGGTAGTAATTTCAAACGTCAAAATACTGTTGATGCAGCTACCATCAAGGAGAATAGTGCGCGTGTATCAGCAACGAGGCCAGCAGCACCAAAAAATAGTCCTGGACAGCTCGATACCA TGACAATGTTCATTCTAGGCGTCGGTACGAGTCCCGGTGGTAAAGCCAGAGTTGGAAAGAGCAATACGATAAATACTGGAGTTGCTGGTGTACGACCGCTAACATCACCAGCTCCTGGAACAGTTGGTAGACGCAGTACTATATCGTACGATCAGGCTAAGACATCGTCATCGTCTACGGAAAGAACTAATGATGTACCGAG CTTAACCGAGGGCACTAGGCCAACACGTGGTCATATCAAGTCAGCCAGCATCAGTGCAAGTCACCGTTCCTCGAGTGGAGTACCACCGAGTGACAGTTCACTACTGGATAATCAACCACGGAACGCTCACAACTCATTACTCGCAACTGCTGATCCTCTTAGACAGAG ctTGGGGGTGTCACCGAGTAATAGATTGACAACACCTACAACGCCAGCATTTCCAAGGAATGTTCCCAGTCGCAGTACGTTCCACTCTGGTCAAAACCGAGCACAGCGAAATCATACTCAG GGGCATACTCACACACAGGACACGAGTGCGATAAGTCCACTAGCCAGGCCATCTTTCTTCTCAAAACTCTCTTCGAGGTTCTCGAAACG
- the LOC135172551 gene encoding serine/threonine-protein kinase MARK2-like isoform X15, translated as MADRDSHVVESRGIGNVQSGRNSFGPIRRTLLTVAPRANQVHENNSNRVGSPALESLRQWELVEGNRGLRVIEKKTNTTTAPIKSTKSYAAPVPPCRTIINEDLARKFKAFEKSSIVQVFPSSKMNDQVDNKVPISLNAILKQTGESRGEDKSIDVLDKLERQVKAIEMNTIANKSPGILQDSCDLQPEIQLRYREHEDLLNNVTDDEAEGAMPLQRGEPTRNSTGTASIVTRRQPVKLARTASDTRRCQDTEMPLRASRAQQSRAIRPVVTKREDRQQQIRETAGIRPSTDIMPKVTQAGHQKVVDGVGVSSSGGRLSSRSRTSDEPHIGKYKLLKTIGKGNFAKVKLAKHVPTGKEVAIKIIDKTQLNPGSLQKLFREVRIMKMLDHPNIVKLFQVIETEKTLYLVMEYASGGEVFDYLVLHGRMKEKEARAKFRQIVSAVQYCHQKKIIHRDLKAENLLLDSEMNIKIADFGFSNEFTPGNKLDTFCGSPPYAAPELFQGKKYDGPEVDVWSLGVILYTLVSGSLPFDGSTLRELRERVLRGKYRIPFYMSTDCENLLKKFLVLNPTKRASLEVRGDKNIMKDKWMNMGYEDDELKPYLEPEPDYKDHKRIGESAKALAILGYTRGEIEESLGQAKYDDVFATYLLLGRKTTDPESDGSRSGSSLSLRNIPPQVGSGGGGSGGGTGGTVQSPSHRGVHRSISASNPKPSRRASSGGETLRGAPSPGNATNHNHATAGTGGTVTSIGGSNFKRQNTVDAATIKENSARVSATRPAAPKNSPGQLDTMTMFILGVGTSPGGKARVGKSNTINTGVAGVRPLTSPAPGTVGRRSTISYDQAKTSSSSTERTNDVPSLTEGTRPTRGHIKSASISASHRSSSGVPPSDSSLLDNQPRNAHNSLLATADPLRQSLGVSPSNRLTTPTTPAFPRNVPSRSTFHSGQNRAQRNHTQDTSAISPLARPSFFSKLSSRFSKRT; from the exons ATGGCCGATCGTGATAGTCACGTGGTGGAGTCACGTGGTATTGGTAATGTACAAAGTGGACGTAACTCGTTTGGTCCAATAAGGAGAACCCTCCTGACAGTCGCACCAAGGGCAAATCAGGTGCATGAGAATAACAGCAATAGGGTTGGTTCACCAGCATTGGAGAGTTTGAGACAGTGGGAGTTGGTAGAGGGTAATCGTGGCTTGCgtgttattgaaaaaaaaacaaatacaacAACTGCACCGATAAAAAGTACCAAGAGTTATGCAGCACCAGTGCCACCATGCAGAACAATAATAAATGAGGATTTAGCTCGGAAATTTAAggcatttgaaaaatcaagcaTTGTGCAGGTCTTTCCATCATCAAAAATGAATGATCAAGTGGATAATAAAGTGCCAATAAGTTTGAATGCAATATTAAAGCAAACAGGTGAGTCCAGGGGTGAGGACAAAAGTATAGACGTACTAGATAAACTCGAGAGACAGGTGAAGGCTATTGAGATGAACACAATTGCCAATAAATCCCCTGGAATACTTCAGGACAGCTGTGATTTACAACCGGAAATTCAGCTTCGTTATAGAGAACACGAGGACCTGTTGAACAATGTCACCGACGACGAAGCTGAGgg GGCAATGCCATTGCAACGAGGAGAGCCAACAAGAAATTCCACTGGGACAGCCAGTATTGTCACTAGGAGACAGCCAGTTAAATTAGCTAGAACAGCATCTGATACGAGAAGATGCCAAGATACGGAAATGCCACTGCGTGCATCAAGGGCTCAACAGTCACGTGCTATCAGGCCAGTTGTGACAAAGAGAGAGGATCGACAACAGCAAATACGTGAAACTGCCGGTATCAGACCTAGCACTGACATCATGCCGAAGGTTACACAAGCTGGTCATCAGAAG GTCGTAGATGGCGTGGGAGTGTCGAGTAGTGGCGGTCGGCTATCATCGAGAAGCCGAACCTCCGACGAGCCCCACATCGGCAAGTACAAGTTACTAAAAACTATTGGCAAAGGTAACTTCGCAAAAGTTAAACTTGCCAAACATGTACCAACCGGCAAGGAAGTGGCTATCAAGATCATTGACAAGACCCAGCTGAATCCAGGCAGTCTTCAAAAG cTCTTCCgtgaagtaaggataatgaAGATGTTGGATCATCCCAATATAGTTAAACTGTTCCAAGTAATCGAGACTGAAAAGACATTGTACCTGGTGATGGAGTATGCTAGTGGTGGTGAAGTATTCGATTACTTGGTGTTGCATGGTAGAATGAAGGAGAAAGAGGCTAGAGCAAAATTCAGGCAAATTGTATCAGCTGTACAGTACTGCCATCAGAAGAAAATCATTCACAGGGATTTAAAagctgaaaatttattattagacAGTGAAATGAACATTAAAATTGCTGATTTTGGATTTAGCAATGAATTCACACCTGGAAACAAATTAGATACATTCTGTGGCTCACCACCTTATGCAGCACCTGAATTATTTCAAg GGAAAAAATACGATGGTCCCGAGGTGGACGTTTGGTCACTGGGTGTCATTCTCTATACATTAGTATCTGGCTCACTGCCATTCGACGGTTCAACCTTAAGGGAATTAAGGGAACGTGTattgagaggaaaatatcGAATACCATTTTATATGTCAACTGACTGTGAAAATCTACTGAAAAAATTTCTGGTGCTCAATCCGACGAAGCGAGCCTCACTTGAGGTACGTGGTGATAAG AACATTATGAAGGATAAGTGGATGAACATGGGTTATGAGGATGATGAGTTGAAACCGTACTTAGAACCAGAACCAGATTACAAAGACCACAAGAGGATAGGTGAGTCTGCCA AAGCCCTAGCCATTCTGGGATACACGAGGGGTGAAATTGAGGAGTCATTGGGACAAGCCAAGTATGACGATGTATTCGCTACCTATCTTTTACTTGGACGAAAGACGACTGAT cCCGAAAGTGATGGTTCCCGATCAGGCAGTTCGCTCTCTCTTCGCAACATACCCCCGCAAGTTGGTTCCGGTGGTGGTGGTTCAGGAGGAGGTACTGGCGGTACCGTACAAAGTCCGTCACACAGAGGTGTTCATCGGAGTATTTCTGCAAGCAATCCTAAACCCAGTAGACGTGCTTCCTCTGGTGGTGAAACTCTTC GCGGAGCCCCAAGTCCAGGTAACGCAACCAATCACAACCATGCGACAGCTGGTACAGGTGGTACAGTAACATCAATTGGTGGTAGTAATTTCAAACGTCAAAATACTGTTGATGCAGCTACCATCAAGGAGAATAGTGCGCGTGTATCAGCAACGAGGCCAGCAGCACCAAAAAATAGTCCTGGACAGCTCGATACCA TGACAATGTTCATTCTAGGCGTCGGTACGAGTCCCGGTGGTAAAGCCAGAGTTGGAAAGAGCAATACGATAAATACTGGAGTTGCTGGTGTACGACCGCTAACATCACCAGCTCCTGGAACAGTTGGTAGACGCAGTACTATATCGTACGATCAGGCTAAGACATCGTCATCGTCTACGGAAAGAACTAATGATGTACCGAG CTTAACCGAGGGCACTAGGCCAACACGTGGTCATATCAAGTCAGCCAGCATCAGTGCAAGTCACCGTTCCTCGAGTGGAGTACCACCGAGTGACAGTTCACTACTGGATAATCAACCACGGAACGCTCACAACTCATTACTCGCAACTGCTGATCCTCTTAGACAGAG ctTGGGGGTGTCACCGAGTAATAGATTGACAACACCTACAACGCCAGCATTTCCAAGGAATGTTCCCAGTCGCAGTACGTTCCACTCTGGTCAAAACCGAGCACAGCGAAATCATACTCAG GACACGAGTGCGATAAGTCCACTAGCCAGGCCATCTTTCTTCTCAAAACTCTCTTCGAGGTTCTCGAAACG
- the LOC135172551 gene encoding serine/threonine-protein kinase MARK2-like isoform X14 has product MADRDSHVVESRGIGNVQSGRNSFGPIRRTLLTVAPRANQVHENNSNRVGSPALESLRQWELVEGNRGLRVIEKKTNTTTAPIKSTKSYAAPVPPCRTIINEDLARKFKAFEKSSIVQVFPSSKMNDQVDNKVPISLNAILKQTGESRGEDKSIDVLDKLERQVKAIEMNTIANKSPGILQDSCDLQPEIQLRYREHEDLLNNVTDDEAEGAMPLQRGEPTRNSTGTASIVTRRQPVKLARTASDTRRCQDTEMPLRASRAQQSRAIRPVVTKREDRQQQIRETAGIRPSTDIMPKVTQAGHQKVVDGVGVSSSGGRLSSRSRTSDEPHIGKYKLLKTIGKGNFAKVKLAKHVPTGKEVAIKIIDKTQLNPGSLQKLFREVRIMKMLDHPNIVKLFQVIETEKTLYLVMEYASGGEVFDYLVLHGRMKEKEARAKFRQIVSAVQYCHQKKIIHRDLKAENLLLDSEMNIKIADFGFSNEFTPGNKLDTFCGSPPYAAPELFQGKKYDGPEVDVWSLGVILYTLVSGSLPFDGSTLRELRERVLRGKYRIPFYMSTDCENLLKKFLVLNPTKRASLEVRGDKNIMKDKWMNMGYEDDELKPYLEPEPDYKDHKRIGESAKALAILGYTRGEIEESLGQAKYDDVFATYLLLGRKTTDPESDGSRSGSSLSLRNIPPQVGSGGGGSGGGTGGTVQSPSHRGVHRSISASNPKPSRRASSGGETLRGAPSPGNATNHNHATAGTGGTVTSIGGSNFKRQNTVDAATIKENSARVSATRPAAPKNSPGQLDTMTMFILGVGTSPGGKARVGKSNTINTGVAGVRPLTSPAPGTVGRRSTISYDQAKTSSSSTERTNDVPSLTEGTRPTRGHIKSASISASHRSSSGVPPSDSSLLDNQPRNAHNSLLATADPLRQSLGVSPSNRLTTPTTPAFPRNVPSRSTFHSGQNRAQRNHTQDTSAISPLARPSFFSKLSSRFSKRFSK; this is encoded by the exons ATGGCCGATCGTGATAGTCACGTGGTGGAGTCACGTGGTATTGGTAATGTACAAAGTGGACGTAACTCGTTTGGTCCAATAAGGAGAACCCTCCTGACAGTCGCACCAAGGGCAAATCAGGTGCATGAGAATAACAGCAATAGGGTTGGTTCACCAGCATTGGAGAGTTTGAGACAGTGGGAGTTGGTAGAGGGTAATCGTGGCTTGCgtgttattgaaaaaaaaacaaatacaacAACTGCACCGATAAAAAGTACCAAGAGTTATGCAGCACCAGTGCCACCATGCAGAACAATAATAAATGAGGATTTAGCTCGGAAATTTAAggcatttgaaaaatcaagcaTTGTGCAGGTCTTTCCATCATCAAAAATGAATGATCAAGTGGATAATAAAGTGCCAATAAGTTTGAATGCAATATTAAAGCAAACAGGTGAGTCCAGGGGTGAGGACAAAAGTATAGACGTACTAGATAAACTCGAGAGACAGGTGAAGGCTATTGAGATGAACACAATTGCCAATAAATCCCCTGGAATACTTCAGGACAGCTGTGATTTACAACCGGAAATTCAGCTTCGTTATAGAGAACACGAGGACCTGTTGAACAATGTCACCGACGACGAAGCTGAGgg GGCAATGCCATTGCAACGAGGAGAGCCAACAAGAAATTCCACTGGGACAGCCAGTATTGTCACTAGGAGACAGCCAGTTAAATTAGCTAGAACAGCATCTGATACGAGAAGATGCCAAGATACGGAAATGCCACTGCGTGCATCAAGGGCTCAACAGTCACGTGCTATCAGGCCAGTTGTGACAAAGAGAGAGGATCGACAACAGCAAATACGTGAAACTGCCGGTATCAGACCTAGCACTGACATCATGCCGAAGGTTACACAAGCTGGTCATCAGAAG GTCGTAGATGGCGTGGGAGTGTCGAGTAGTGGCGGTCGGCTATCATCGAGAAGCCGAACCTCCGACGAGCCCCACATCGGCAAGTACAAGTTACTAAAAACTATTGGCAAAGGTAACTTCGCAAAAGTTAAACTTGCCAAACATGTACCAACCGGCAAGGAAGTGGCTATCAAGATCATTGACAAGACCCAGCTGAATCCAGGCAGTCTTCAAAAG cTCTTCCgtgaagtaaggataatgaAGATGTTGGATCATCCCAATATAGTTAAACTGTTCCAAGTAATCGAGACTGAAAAGACATTGTACCTGGTGATGGAGTATGCTAGTGGTGGTGAAGTATTCGATTACTTGGTGTTGCATGGTAGAATGAAGGAGAAAGAGGCTAGAGCAAAATTCAGGCAAATTGTATCAGCTGTACAGTACTGCCATCAGAAGAAAATCATTCACAGGGATTTAAAagctgaaaatttattattagacAGTGAAATGAACATTAAAATTGCTGATTTTGGATTTAGCAATGAATTCACACCTGGAAACAAATTAGATACATTCTGTGGCTCACCACCTTATGCAGCACCTGAATTATTTCAAg GGAAAAAATACGATGGTCCCGAGGTGGACGTTTGGTCACTGGGTGTCATTCTCTATACATTAGTATCTGGCTCACTGCCATTCGACGGTTCAACCTTAAGGGAATTAAGGGAACGTGTattgagaggaaaatatcGAATACCATTTTATATGTCAACTGACTGTGAAAATCTACTGAAAAAATTTCTGGTGCTCAATCCGACGAAGCGAGCCTCACTTGAGGTACGTGGTGATAAG AACATTATGAAGGATAAGTGGATGAACATGGGTTATGAGGATGATGAGTTGAAACCGTACTTAGAACCAGAACCAGATTACAAAGACCACAAGAGGATAGGTGAGTCTGCCA AAGCCCTAGCCATTCTGGGATACACGAGGGGTGAAATTGAGGAGTCATTGGGACAAGCCAAGTATGACGATGTATTCGCTACCTATCTTTTACTTGGACGAAAGACGACTGAT cCCGAAAGTGATGGTTCCCGATCAGGCAGTTCGCTCTCTCTTCGCAACATACCCCCGCAAGTTGGTTCCGGTGGTGGTGGTTCAGGAGGAGGTACTGGCGGTACCGTACAAAGTCCGTCACACAGAGGTGTTCATCGGAGTATTTCTGCAAGCAATCCTAAACCCAGTAGACGTGCTTCCTCTGGTGGTGAAACTCTTC GCGGAGCCCCAAGTCCAGGTAACGCAACCAATCACAACCATGCGACAGCTGGTACAGGTGGTACAGTAACATCAATTGGTGGTAGTAATTTCAAACGTCAAAATACTGTTGATGCAGCTACCATCAAGGAGAATAGTGCGCGTGTATCAGCAACGAGGCCAGCAGCACCAAAAAATAGTCCTGGACAGCTCGATACCA TGACAATGTTCATTCTAGGCGTCGGTACGAGTCCCGGTGGTAAAGCCAGAGTTGGAAAGAGCAATACGATAAATACTGGAGTTGCTGGTGTACGACCGCTAACATCACCAGCTCCTGGAACAGTTGGTAGACGCAGTACTATATCGTACGATCAGGCTAAGACATCGTCATCGTCTACGGAAAGAACTAATGATGTACCGAG CTTAACCGAGGGCACTAGGCCAACACGTGGTCATATCAAGTCAGCCAGCATCAGTGCAAGTCACCGTTCCTCGAGTGGAGTACCACCGAGTGACAGTTCACTACTGGATAATCAACCACGGAACGCTCACAACTCATTACTCGCAACTGCTGATCCTCTTAGACAGAG ctTGGGGGTGTCACCGAGTAATAGATTGACAACACCTACAACGCCAGCATTTCCAAGGAATGTTCCCAGTCGCAGTACGTTCCACTCTGGTCAAAACCGAGCACAGCGAAATCATACTCAG GACACGAGTGCGATAAGTCCACTAGCCAGGCCATCTTTCTTCTCAAAACTCTCTTCGAGGTTCTCGAAACG